Proteins encoded together in one Panthera uncia isolate 11264 chromosome A2, Puncia_PCG_1.0, whole genome shotgun sequence window:
- the NIBAN3 gene encoding protein Niban 3, producing MGGRPSSPLDKRQQQHLRGQVDTMLRDFLPCYREQLAASVLRQISRELGPQEPAGCQLMRSKKLPRVREHQGPLTQLWGHPPRWQPIFCVLRGDGRLEWFSHREEYENGGHPLSSVALTGYTVLTSQRDYLCLLDALCPVPSGEHTQEEPEPLLEMPVNFPLFLQHPFRRHLCFSAATGEARRAWRLALQGGIRLRGTVLQRSQAPAARAFLDALRLYRQRRGHFGEDDVTLGSDAEVLTGVLMRELLPALRAQTLPGLRGASRNRAWAWTELLDAVHAAVLAGASAGLRAFQPEKDELLAALEKTIRPDVDQILQLRARVARRLRGEVEGPLETCLRGRVDTQLSRVTQKLLSTVEAVLSTVQTLLAQGMDRLSRHLRGSPSSTRLRKEVYSFGEMPWDSELMHACYREAERSQKRLGQLVAPFGFFGTRSLVFGAQDLAQQLMADAVATFLQLADQCLTAALDCTQAAQQLEKVRGRVLKKFQSDSSSARRRFIRGWLLCIFLPFVLSQLKSSCKAELPEFEGEVLAVGSPALTIEGIYEDIVRGVLLQRIDGELKKALGVSDMSCTLDGCSEAPWDPTGADEETEAQRGTCPRQPGSGAEVQPLCSRPPPGTSTAASRPHLSSFPSDK from the exons AAGCTTCCCCGAGTCCGTGAGCACCAAGGGCCTCTGACCCAGCTGTGGGGCCACCCGCCTCGGTGGCAGCCGATCTTCTGTGTCCTGCGTGGGGATGGCCGCCTGGAGTGGTTCAGCCATAGGGAG GAATATGAGAATGGGGGCCATCCCCTCAGCTCCGTGGCCTTGACAGGGTATACTGTCCTGACTTCCCAGCGTGACTATCTCTGCCTGTTGGATGCTCTCTGCCCAGTCCCCTCAG GAGAGCATACCCAGGAAGAGCCCGAACCCCTCCTGGAAATGCCCGTGAACTTCCCCCTGTTCCTGCAGCACCCCTTCCGCCGGCACCTCTGTTTCTCCGCGGCCACGGGGGAAGCGCGGCGGGCTTGGAGGCTGGCCCTCCAGGGTGGCATCCGGCTCCGTGGGACAG TCTTGCAGCGCAGTCAGGCCCCCGCAGCCCGTGCCTTCCTGGACGCCTTAAGACTCTATCGGCAGCGCCGAGGCCACTTCGGCGAGGACGACGTGACCCTGGGCTCGGATGCCGAG GTGCTGACCGGGGTGCTGATGCGGGAGCTGCTGCCGGCGCTGCGAGCCCAGACCCTGCCCGGCCTGAGGGGGGCCAGCCGCAACCGTGCCTGGGCCTGGACCGAG CTCCTAGACGCAGTCCACGCTGCCGTCCTGGCCGGGGCCTCCGCCGGGCTCCGCGCCTTCCAGCCGGAAAAGGACGAACTGCTGGCGGCCCTGGAGAAGACCATCCGCCCGGACGTGGACCAGATTCTGCAGCTGCGGGCGCGCGTGGCGCGGAGGCTGCGGG GGGAGGTCGAGGGCCCCCTGGAGACCTGCCTGCGCGGGAGGGTGGACACACAGCTGTCCCGGGTCACGCAAAAGCTGCTGAGCACCGTGGAAGCCGTGCTCTCAACAGTGCAGACCCTCCTAGCCCAGGGCATGGACCGCCTGTCTCGCCACCTGCGTGGGAGCCCCTCTAGCACCCGCTTGCGCAAGGAG GTTTACTCATTTGGGGAGATGCCATGGGACTCAGAGCTGATGCACGCCTGCTACCGTGAGGCTGAGCGAAGCCAGAAGCGCCTGGGGCAGCTGGTGGCGCCATTTGGCTTCTTTGGCACACGAAGCCTGGTATTTGGGGCCCAGGATCTCGCACAGCAG CTTATGGCTGACGCCGTGGCCACCTTCCTACAGCTGGCGGACCAGTGTCTGACCGCAGCCCTGGACTGCACCCAGGCTGCCCAGCAGTTGGAGAAAGTCAGGGGGCGTGTGCTGAAG AAGTTCCAGTCGGACAGCAGCTCAGCACGGAGGAGGTTCATCCGTGGATGGTTGCTCTGTATCTTCTTGCCCTTTGTGTTGAGCCAGCTGAAGAGTAGCTGCAAAGCG GAGCTGCCTGAGTTCGAAGGGGAGGTCCTCGCCGTGGGTAGCCCGGCCCTGACCATCGAGGGTATCTATGAAGACATTGTCCGGGGGGTCCTGCTGCAGAGGATTGATGGAG AACTGAAAAAGGCCCTTGGTGTCAGTGACATGTCCTGCACTCTGGATGGCTGCTCGGAGGCCCCGTGGGACCCGACAGGAGCAG acgaggaaactgaggctcagagagggactTGTCCCAGGCAACCAGGCTCTGGTGCCGAGGTCCAGCCGCTCTGCTCACGGCCTCCTCCAGGAACATCCACAGCTGCGTCTCGACCGCATCTCTCTTCGTTCCCATCAGACAAATAA